Proteins co-encoded in one Chaetodon auriga isolate fChaAug3 chromosome 9, fChaAug3.hap1, whole genome shotgun sequence genomic window:
- the LOC143326192 gene encoding putative threonylcarbamoyl-AMP synthase, with the protein MKNVYPGGISCIVSKGDWLFKLGVGPAYDRVGTRDSIMIRVPDHTVTGHLCDITGPLAITSANPSGEADSTHHSMIINRLGHKIQGVLCDGDSNEVVGSTVVNCLKIDEGIITIVREGCVPAVKIRQIFDRVKSNMV; encoded by the exons ATGAAAAATGTGTATCCAGGAGGCATCAGCTGCATTGTCAGCAAAGGAGACTGGCTGTTCAAACTAG GAGTGGGACCAGCTTATGACCGTGTTGGTACCAGGGACAGCATCATGATCCGCGTCCCTGACCACACGGTCACCGGCCATctgtgtgacatcactggaCCCCTTGCTATCACCTCAGCCAATCCCAGTGGGGAGGCAGACAGCACCCACCACAGCATGATCATCAA TCGACTGGGACACAAGATCCAAGGTGTTCTGTGTGATGGGGACTCAAATGAAGTTGTTGGTTCCACTGTAGTCAACTGCCTGAAGATTGACGAAG GAATCATCACCATTGTGAGGGAAGGCTGCGTCCCTGCAGTAAAAATCCGACAGATCTTTGACAGAGTGAAAAGCAACATGGTGTGA
- the irg1l gene encoding immunoresponsive gene 1, like, whose product MISTLQKTIRPVWAARGLHKSAVEVLKSPAPEDTVTASYGRFISEIKPQHLSSLVLQRSKRMVLDSIGVGLIGSTTDVFELALQHCQHMYAPDDISSVYGRRGTRLSPTLAAFVNGVATHSMDFDDTWHPATHPSGAVLPAVLALSDMMPAKSKPSGLDFLLAFNVGIEIQGRLMRFSNEARNIPKRFHPPSVVGTMGSAAACARLLSLDDSRCSHALAIAASLSGAPMANAATQSKPLHIGNASRLGLEAALLASRGLEASPLVLDAVAGVAGFNAFYEDYVPQPLESPSDNGHMFLLEEQDMGFKRFPAHLGMHWVADAAASVHELLVGIEAGTMSPSQVEDILLRIPKSKYINRPFPESEHEARHSFQFNACSALLDGEVTVQSFTPAAMARPDLLTLLSRVRVEHPQDNPANFNRMYGEVQVTLVGGDILKGRCDTFYGHWRNPLTNESLRKKFRNNAGEVLPPEKVEKLIDMVEELERLRDIRALLSQLQ is encoded by the exons ATGATCTCCACATTACAG AAAACCATTAGACCAGTTTGGGCTGCCAGAGGGCTGCATAAGTCTGCAGTGGAAG TCTTGAAGAGCCCAGCCCCTGAGGACACAGTCACAGCCAGTTATGGGAGGTTCATCAGTGAAATAAAGCCCCAGCACTTGTCCTCTCTGGTGCTCCAACGCAGTAAAAGAATGGTACTGGACAGCATTGGAGTTGGTCTGATTGGCAGCACAACAGACGTGTTTGAATTGGCCCTGCAGCACTGCCAG CACATGTATGctcctgatgacatcagctCTGTGTACGGACGCAGGGGCACGAGGCTCTCCCCGACACTGGCAGCTTTCGTCAATGGAGTGGCA acTCACTCCATGGACTTTGATGATACATGGCACCCTGCCACTCATCCCTCAGGAGCAGTCCTTCCTGCTGTGTTAGCACTCAGTGACATGATGCCTGCTAAAAGTAAACCCAGTGGCCTGGACTTCCTGCTGGCATTCAACGTCGGCATTGAGATCCAGGGCCGACTGATGAGGTTCTCTAATGAGGCCCGCAACATCCCCAAGAG GTTTCACCCTCCCAGTGTGGTGGGGACCATGGGCAGTGCAGCTGCCTGTGCTCGCCTCTTGTCTTTGGATGACTCCCGGTGCAGTCATGCCTTGGCTATAGCCGCTTCCCTGTCTGGAGCCCCAATGGCTAATGCTGCCACTCAGTCTAAACCCCTCCACATTGGTAATGCCTCACGTCTGGGGCTAGAGGCTGCTCTGCTGGCCTCCCGGGGCCTAGAGGCGAGTCCTCTGGTCCTGGATGCTGTTGCTGGGGTGGCTGGCTTCAATGCCTTTTATGAAGACTATGTGCCGCAACCTTTAGAATCACCCAGTGACAATGGCCATATGTTCCTGCTCGAGGAGCAGGATATGGGCTTCAAGCGCTTCCCGGCCCATCTGGGGATGCACTGGGTGGCAGATGCTGCAGCCTCTGTCCATGAGCTTCTTGTGGGAATTGAGGCTGGTACTATGTCCCCTTCTCAAGTCGAAGACATCCTGCTCAGAATCCCCAAATCAAAATACATCAACAGGCCTTTCCCTGAGTCTGAGCACGAGGCACGCCACTCTTTCCAGTTCAATGCTTGCAGCGCTCTGCTGGACGGCGAGGTGACTGTGCAGTCCTTCACACCTGCTGCCATGGCGCGTCCTGACCTGCTCACTCTGCTGAGCCGTGTTCGCGTGGAACATCCCCAGGACAACCCAGCTAATTTCAACCGCATGTATGGCGAAGTCCAGGTGACCCTTGTTGGGGGAGACATTCTGAAGGGACGCTGTGACACCTTCTACGGGCACTGGCGCAACCCGCTGACCAACGAGAGCCTGAGGAAGAAGTTCAGGAACAATGCAGGGGAGGTGCTTCCTCCAGAGAAGGTTGAGAAGCTGATTGATATGGTAGAAGAGCTGGAGAGACTCAGAGATATCAGGGCCCTTCTCTCACAGCTGCAATGA
- the glod5 gene encoding glyoxalase domain-containing protein 5: MALRIVGSRLWHVQSSCLKTVSIQTLGVVRFKRTCPIEVSHLDHLVLTVKSVPDTVHFYTSVLGMEVITFKGNRKALGFGQQKINLHQMGQEFEPKARRPTSGSADLCLITKTPLATVAEHLKVCGVDVEEGPVERTGAVGAITSLYFRDPDHNLIEVSNYNQSTSEGSS, encoded by the exons ATGGCGCTCCGGATCGTAGGAAGCCGTTTGTGGCACGTTCAGAGTTCCTGTTTAAAG ACTGTGTCCATCCAAACACTCGGAGTTGTCAGATTCAAAAGAACCTGCCCAATTGAAGTGAGCCATTTGGATCATTTGGTTCTAACAGTGAAAAGTGTGCCAGACACCGTCCACTTCTATACCTCAGTCCTGGGCATGGAGGTCATCACTTTCAAG GGAAACCGTAAGGCTCTGGGATTTGGGCAGCAGAAGATTAACCTTCACCAGATGGGTCAGGAGTTTGAACCCAAAGCCAGACGTCCAACCTCAGGCTCTGCAGATTTGTGCCTCATCACCAAAACCCCTCTGGCTACTGTAGCTGAACACCTGAAG GTCTGTGGAGTTGACGTAGAGGAGGGTCCAGTGGAGAGGACTGGAGCTGTGGGGGCCATCACCTCTCTTTACTTCAGGGATCCAGACCACAATCTCATCGAAGTGTCAAACTATAACCAGTCAACATCTGAGGGATCTTCTTGA